The Mechercharimyces sp. CAU 1602 genome includes a region encoding these proteins:
- the spoIID gene encoding stage II sporulation protein D: MNKGVVVATFFVVLVAVMVMIPALLTGFGDEELTPVAAVESEKVVALPDEGPIIRVYRTKEKRTEEISLEAYVRGVVAAEMPADFHVEALKAQALAARTYIIDRLRKDNFHDMESSFGEGAKGAHVSDTVRHQVYASDEMLRAKWGAEYISYSNKVNQAVKETENKVLLYEKQPIYAAFFSTSNGRTENSEDYFTAPYPYLRSVDSSWDQESPKFRDEVTLSLDEFSKKLLENTRKKVSPPNKWNSNWIKVKGWTEGERVDEVIIDGQLFSGREVREALNLSSSDFTWKYDQGKLTFRTEGYGHGVGMSQWGANLMAEEGKGAQEIVKHYYSGIDIGQVNQVLASKK, encoded by the coding sequence TTGAACAAAGGAGTAGTAGTAGCCACCTTTTTCGTTGTGCTCGTTGCAGTGATGGTGATGATACCGGCATTATTAACGGGATTTGGGGATGAGGAGCTCACGCCTGTGGCAGCAGTAGAGAGTGAAAAGGTGGTAGCGTTGCCCGATGAAGGACCCATTATTCGTGTATACAGGACGAAGGAGAAAAGAACGGAAGAAATATCGCTAGAGGCGTATGTGCGTGGCGTAGTGGCAGCGGAGATGCCGGCTGATTTTCATGTAGAGGCGTTAAAAGCACAAGCATTAGCAGCGAGAACCTATATTATTGACCGCTTACGTAAAGATAACTTTCATGATATGGAGTCTTCTTTCGGTGAGGGGGCGAAAGGGGCCCACGTTTCTGACACTGTGCGTCATCAAGTTTATGCGTCGGACGAAATGTTGCGGGCAAAATGGGGAGCAGAGTATATTTCTTACTCCAATAAAGTGAATCAAGCGGTTAAAGAAACAGAGAACAAAGTATTGCTCTACGAGAAGCAACCCATCTATGCTGCTTTTTTTTCCACTAGTAATGGCCGTACTGAGAACTCGGAAGATTACTTCACGGCTCCCTATCCCTATTTGCGCAGTGTAGATTCAAGTTGGGATCAGGAATCACCAAAGTTTAGAGATGAAGTGACGCTGTCCCTTGATGAATTTTCTAAAAAATTATTGGAAAATACGAGGAAAAAGGTTTCGCCTCCTAATAAATGGAACTCCAATTGGATCAAGGTAAAAGGTTGGACAGAAGGGGAGCGGGTGGATGAAGTGATTATTGATGGACAACTATTTTCTGGGCGTGAAGTTCGTGAGGCGTTAAATCTCTCATCTTCAGACTTTACTTGGAAATACGATCAAGGAAAGCTTACCTTTCGTACAGAGGGGTATGGTCATGGTGTAGGGATGAGCCAGTGGGGAGCCAATTTGATGGCGGAGGAGGGTAAAGGTGCTCAGGAGATTGTGAAGCACTATTATAGTGGGATAGATATCGGGCAAGTAAATCAAGTACTAGCAAGTAAGAAATAA